From the genome of Deltaproteobacteria bacterium CG11_big_fil_rev_8_21_14_0_20_49_13:
TTTATCGGAATGGCGATGTGCATGCCGACTTTGTCGTTTGGACCGATGGTGCCGCCAATCTGTAGTCCGACCACACGCCTCGGCCTGTCAAGGCGCTGTTTGCACCTTGGACATGAGACAGGGCTTGCCTTTTTGGGCATCCATTCATATTCACAATATTCACATTTCATGGCTTTTAGCTCCTTTTGCCCGAATACTTATTACTATTATTATTCACCTGTCAATAACTCGCTTTTCTGTGTTCCTATTGTGTTTGGAAGCCTTATAGGGTCGAATTGTTCCAGATCGTCACTGATCTTCTTTAAGGCGCTGGTTATTGACTTGCAAGGTTCCATCATGCCCATATCGCTTTGCATTCGTTTCAGTGTGGCGGTAGCCGTCTTGCCCAAGATAGATTTTATGCCGCGTGCGAGGTCTTCTTTGCCGGGATTCCGAAAACACTTGATGCATCCGTTACGCCCGATTCTGCTTGGCTGAATGTCCATCATCCGTGCTGAAGGACTGAAACGATCAGGGTTGATAATCTCAAACTGATCCTTCTCAAATGTGAGCACTACTGTATCGATCATTGTGTTTCTTCATCACCTCTTCAAGTTTTCTGACAACTGCCTCTTCAATAATCTTGCCGCATTCGCGCGTGATCGGATGAACGACCGGACGATTGATAATGTCCGATTTTCCGTTTGGTGGATAGGTCAGCCGGTAACCGTCACCACCCAAGCGCTTGTGAATGGCTATGGAGCCGACGTATATTTGATCGTCGATAATGAGGCTTGCAAAGCCGACAAGGCCGTCGCAGGGCTTTACAAAACTGATGTTCACTTCGGATATCTTCATCACCTTTTCCCTCTTTGTCTGTATTTGTTCTGGTGGCAGAGGAGTGCTCTTTATCGATCTGCATGAGGAGCTCAAAAAAACTCACAAGATTCATGGCGCTCTGGCTAAGTTCCGATTCAGAATCATGGAGAGAGTGTCTGCCAATGGCCGCCTTAATCTCTGAAAACGTGTCCTCCATGTATAGTAATATGCTTTGGACGAAAACTCCCGGCACTTTTTCATATTTGAAATCTGCTTTTTTCGATTGATACCAGTATCTAAGATGATATAAGTCCCGATAATTGTTGGATTAAGGCAAATTATGTCGGTCACTAAGAAAAAACAGATTCTCTCGTTGATTCTATTGAACTCGCCCTTAACTTGGGCGGCTTTGTTCCGTACAACTATGCCTCTAAATTTGTGCAGGAATTGACTGATGTGAAAAACCGAATAGACGAGCTGATTAAAACGAAACCCGCACGCGCCGTTTTACTCTATGAGATATTCATTGCCGGATGCTATGAAAAAATTGAAGAGATTGACGATTCTGGCGGAGATCTTGGTCAATTCGCTGAAGGACTCTTCTGTTCATGGGTTAAGGCTCGTCAGGCCATGAAAGCAGATCCGGTAGATACCATAAGGAGACTTTTGACGTGGATAAAAAATGATGATTACGGTTTTTGTTATAAACTGGAGGAAGAGACCACAAAGGTTTTGAACAAAAATGGATTGAAGGCATTTAGAGCCATTATTGAAGATGGGTCTTTGACAAAAATCAATGCCATTAAGACCAAGTCCGCACAGGAACAACAGCAGATTCCTTATGAACTTCAAAATGACATTTCCACGTTAAAGGCAATTTACAGAGAGCAATGCGACATCTCATCGTATTGTAAGCTGTGTGAGCAAACCGGTTATCAACCTGATGATTGTGAGACACTTGCGAATATATATAAAACTAGGGGTAAATTTGATGCGGCGTTAGAATGGGTGGAGCGTGGTCTCAATCTCAGCGCCCAGGATAAGTCGATAGATTTTTGCAACTCGTCATTAAAAGTTTCCAAAAGGGAGCTCTTGAAAAAGTTAGGAAGGAACAGTGTCGCCCTCGAGTCAGCCTGGGCGGATTATAGGAATTGCCCGTCATCATATTCCTATGAGGAATTATTGAGATACATACCAAAGAAGGACAAAACCATTTGGCATCAAAAGATTGTTGCAACACTAGAGACAGCTCCCCTTGAATCGGCAATTGAAGTATACATAATAACGAAGGAGTTAAACCTACTAGCCAAGCGGATTTTAGAGACAAAGAAGGATCAACTGAAGGACTATAGCCATTATACAACACAGCCCGCCGCGGAAGTTTTGGAAAAGGCCTGTCCAGCGGCTGCTGCAAAAATATATGAGTGTTTGGGCTTTCGAATTCTCATGAAGGGAAAATCAAAATACTACAGTTTTGCCCACAACCATTTTCAGAAAGCAAAAAATCTCTATGAAAGCCAAGGTTTGGTAAAAGATTGGCAGAAGATTGTCGAGGATATAAGAGAAAATCATAGGCGTAAATCCAGCTTTGTCGTCGATTTCGAACGCATCACATCTGGTATGGGGACACGGGAAGATCCGACATTCTACAAGGAATTTAAAAAGGAATGTAAGCCCGATGAGTGGGCTGTATATGAACCGCATATCATAAATCTGCTCGAAGAAAATGAAGATGATGTTCAATCGATTAAGATTCGTTTACATCGCAACGAATACGATCTGGCGTTACAGTATTTCAAGAAACCTCGACAACGACCGACTTATTGCTTTTGTTATGAAGAATCTGAAATATTGTCGGTGGCGAAGGCATTGGAATCGAGATACCCGGATGAAATATTATTGTTTTACAAATCAAATGTCGGAAATTTGAATTCCTCTTCTTCGCGAAAAACATATCATTATAACGCCCAAGTTGTTGAAAGGGTCCGGCGCATGTATGTCGATGTTATGAATGATGTGGATGGCTGGAAAAAATATGCTCTGCCGATAAAACAATCTAATGAAAAGAGGCCGGCATTTCAGGAAATTTTTAACAAAGTGGTGCGTGAATGGGAACAATTGTAGGGAGTAGACTATGAGCAAAAGAATTTCTTGGAAAGATGTTTGCCCGAACTGCGTCAAATACGATTATCCGGACCAATCTCCCAATTGTGAGCATTGTCTTGAAAACGGCGTTACTGGAGGCGTTCTCTGTGATCTCAATCGAATGAATCGGGAGGGTGACGATGCGGATTTTCAGTGCGATGCATTTGTGCCGAAACAGGGGGTACAGTGATGACTATCTATGCCAGAGCCTGTTCTTCAGAGATTCGTATACGTTGAAGACAATTGGACAAACTGAACAGTTTTCTATCACTCCCATTAATCTGGAATTAAAATTCGTTTTATGCAGATGTGGGTATGACCTGCAATCCTTGGGGCGATGTTCATAATGGGAACATCCATTATTCCTTAAAAATGGACATGGTTTGGTCTTGAAGCGATAACCGTCATCTTCATCGTCTTTAAGGACGTATTTTTCTTTGAATGCCCCCTGTGTGAGATGAAGGGCGACGGCTAACGCTCCGACATCCTTTTCATCAAGTATGGGAGATATCACTTTGCAGCAATTTGAACATGTCCTGCAGTCAATTTCTGATGAGAATTTCCGGTATAGTTCGTGCGCAGCTGCATCAACTGTTTTGCTGGATCGGTTTTTCAGGAACGACCTGAATCTCCAATTTTCGTCCTCATTTTTTTCTGAAATTCTTTTTATGCTACTGATGTCAATTTCCATAACGCCTATTCCTCGAGACATGAAGACCGTATTCATTAATTCAAATTTTTCTGCTTGCCTTTTATTCTTTTCAGACGTTTGTTGATGACATCTTTATCAAAAAATGCAGGATCAAAATTCTCACCCATCCATTCCAACATCGATTCATGATCGAGGTGTTTCTTATTCTGGATTGTTTCAAGTTTCCAGTAGTAACCGGGGATGCCGCCTGAATCTTCCGGAGGGGCGGCATTTGCACCTTCAAGACAGACAGGATTTGCAGATTTTTCGTCGCTCCATTTTTCAAAGAGGATTTCATGTTCCCAACTGTCGCCAAAATCATAAACGTATGTGGCCTTTTGTCTGGGTCTTTCAAAGAAATGTGCAAGAGGAGTTCTGCCGCTTATCTTTTCGCCTCGAAAGGACTTGCCTGCCGTAAATTCGTGCATGTGATCATTCTCCCAGTCAAATAATGCTTGAATTGTTGAGTGCAGATTGTCGAACGTGAATGTCGCCGGGACAAGGAC
Proteins encoded in this window:
- a CDS encoding zinc/iron-chelating domain-containing protein; protein product: MNTVFMSRGIGVMEIDISSIKRISEKNEDENWRFRSFLKNRSSKTVDAAAHELYRKFSSEIDCRTCSNCCKVISPILDEKDVGALAVALHLTQGAFKEKYVLKDDEDDGYRFKTKPCPFLRNNGCSHYEHRPKDCRSYPHLHKTNFNSRLMGVIENCSVCPIVFNVYESLKNRLWHR